From Levilactobacillus zymae, a single genomic window includes:
- a CDS encoding DUF1934 domain-containing protein yields MDQLSAGVPVVIHLETHIKQDQDVSDYSLDVDGQLVQVGANMYLRYLEPNEETGEQVPVTMKFTPNGEIHLTRNAEAELRLHFVSGKRVTARYRTPYGIMPIETVTPYLEADFKERPFSGNIKIDYLLYAGEQLVGNYKIRLHFTA; encoded by the coding sequence ATGGATCAACTTTCAGCGGGCGTTCCAGTCGTGATTCACTTGGAAACCCACATTAAGCAGGACCAAGACGTGTCGGACTATAGTTTAGACGTGGATGGTCAATTGGTTCAGGTGGGCGCCAATATGTACTTGCGCTACCTGGAACCCAACGAAGAGACGGGCGAGCAGGTCCCCGTGACCATGAAGTTTACCCCGAACGGGGAGATTCACCTAACCCGTAACGCCGAGGCCGAGTTACGCCTGCACTTTGTCAGTGGTAAGCGGGTCACGGCCCGCTACCGGACGCCGTACGGGATCATGCCCATTGAGACGGTGACCCCGTACCTGGAGGCCGATTTCAAGGAGCGGCCCTTCAGTGGGAACATCAAGATTGACTACCTCCTTTACGCGGGCGAACAATTAGTGGGGAACTACAAGATTCGATTGCATTTTACCGCGTAA
- the rpoE gene encoding DNA-directed RNA polymerase subunit delta gives MELKVFEGQNKKELSMIEVAHAILSQHGDVMAFADLANAVQTYLGDSDKEIRERLSQFYTDLNVDGSFISLGDNLWGLRTWYPFESIDEATVHAEEDEDQPKRKKRKKVNAFLADTTDDDDVIDYDDDDPEDDTDTTYANDDDDDDDTTGGNSTPDLGKLQNGLGLDNEDEEDDTEDIPDGIEDQLSQMDAPDDDEADDDDEEDDDSQK, from the coding sequence TTGGAATTAAAAGTCTTTGAGGGCCAGAACAAAAAGGAATTATCAATGATCGAGGTTGCCCACGCCATTTTGTCACAACATGGTGACGTGATGGCTTTTGCCGACTTGGCAAACGCCGTACAGACGTACTTGGGCGACAGCGACAAAGAAATTCGGGAACGGCTGTCCCAATTCTATACGGATTTAAACGTTGATGGTAGTTTCATTTCTCTGGGTGATAACCTTTGGGGACTGCGAACTTGGTATCCGTTTGAATCCATCGATGAAGCAACGGTCCACGCCGAAGAAGACGAGGACCAACCTAAGCGCAAGAAACGTAAGAAGGTTAACGCCTTTTTGGCCGACACCACGGATGATGACGACGTGATCGATTACGATGACGACGATCCGGAAGATGATACGGACACGACTTACGCTAACGACGATGACGATGATGATGACACCACGGGTGGCAACAGTACGCCGGACTTAGGTAAGTTGCAAAACGGCTTGGGCTTGGATAACGAAGATGAAGAAGACGATACGGAAGATATTCCGGATGGTATTGAAGATCAGTTATCCCAGATGGACGCCCCGGATGACGACGAAGCCGATGATGATGACGAGGAAGACGACGACTCACAAAAGTAA
- a CDS encoding CTP synthase encodes MTKYIFVTGGVVSSLGKGIVAASLGRLLKNRGLNVTIQKFDPYINVDPGTMNPYQHGEVFVTDDGTETDLDLGHYERFIDNNLNKYSNVTTGKIYSEVLEKERRGDYLGATVQVIPHITGMIKEKIMRAGKTLGADFVITEIGGTVGDIESQPFLEAIRQMKSEVGDENVVYIHTTLVPYLHAAHEMKTKPTQHSVRELRSIGIQPNILVVRTEKPITDDMRQKIALFCDVKPSAVVESMDVPTIYSIPLRLQEQGFDQLVLDHFKVDAPKADMHAWSKMVDHMQNLKRTIKIALVGKYVALHDAYISVDEALQHAGYPVDAKIDLTMIDAEKITADNVADLLGDTDGIIVPGGFGDRGIEGMITAIRYAREQDVPFLGICLGMQVASIEFARDVLGYKDANSTEMDPDTQHKIIDLMADQADVHEMGGTQRLGLYPCKLKAGSVAAKAYDNQDIIQERHRHRYEFNNQYRAEMAAKGLVFSGTSPDDHLVEVIELPEKKFFVAAQYHPEFLSRPNRPEGLFRDFIAAASKEVQD; translated from the coding sequence ATGACCAAATATATTTTTGTGACTGGCGGCGTGGTTTCATCATTAGGTAAGGGGATTGTGGCAGCCTCTCTCGGTCGGCTATTAAAAAACCGGGGCCTGAACGTAACCATTCAGAAATTTGATCCTTACATTAACGTCGATCCCGGGACGATGAACCCTTATCAACACGGGGAAGTCTTCGTCACCGATGACGGGACCGAAACGGATTTAGACTTAGGTCATTATGAACGGTTCATTGATAACAATCTGAACAAGTATTCCAACGTGACGACTGGTAAGATTTATTCGGAAGTTTTGGAAAAGGAACGCCGGGGCGATTACTTAGGGGCCACGGTACAGGTCATTCCCCACATCACCGGAATGATCAAAGAAAAGATTATGCGGGCCGGCAAGACGTTGGGTGCCGATTTCGTAATTACCGAAATCGGTGGGACCGTTGGGGACATTGAGTCTCAACCCTTCTTGGAGGCTATTCGCCAGATGAAGAGCGAAGTTGGTGACGAAAACGTGGTCTACATTCACACCACGTTGGTGCCATACTTACACGCGGCCCACGAAATGAAGACCAAGCCGACGCAACACTCCGTGCGAGAACTCCGGAGTATCGGGATTCAACCGAACATTTTAGTGGTGCGGACGGAAAAGCCAATCACCGACGACATGCGGCAAAAGATTGCGTTGTTCTGTGATGTGAAGCCGTCGGCCGTGGTTGAATCCATGGACGTGCCAACAATCTACTCGATTCCGTTGCGGTTACAGGAACAAGGGTTTGACCAACTGGTCTTGGACCACTTCAAGGTCGACGCCCCGAAGGCTGATATGCACGCTTGGTCCAAGATGGTCGATCACATGCAGAACCTGAAGCGGACCATCAAGATTGCCTTAGTCGGAAAATACGTGGCCTTGCACGATGCCTACATTTCTGTCGACGAAGCCTTACAACACGCGGGTTATCCGGTGGATGCCAAGATTGATCTGACCATGATTGACGCCGAAAAGATTACGGCGGACAACGTGGCTGACCTGCTGGGCGACACCGACGGGATCATCGTCCCCGGTGGGTTTGGCGATCGGGGGATCGAAGGCATGATTACGGCTATTCGGTACGCCCGGGAACAAGACGTGCCATTCTTGGGGATTTGCCTGGGGATGCAAGTGGCCAGCATCGAATTTGCGCGGGACGTCCTGGGTTACAAGGACGCGAACTCCACGGAAATGGATCCGGACACCCAACACAAGATCATTGACCTGATGGCCGACCAAGCCGACGTTCACGAAATGGGCGGGACGCAACGGTTGGGCCTGTACCCTTGCAAGTTAAAGGCCGGTAGTGTGGCGGCTAAGGCGTACGACAACCAGGACATCATCCAGGAACGTCACCGTCACCGTTATGAATTTAACAACCAGTACCGTGCCGAAATGGCGGCCAAGGGGCTGGTCTTCTCCGGAACGTCACCTGACGATCACCTGGTAGAAGTGATTGAATTGCCAGAAAAGAAGTTCTTCGTGGCGGCGCAATACCACCCAGAATTTCTCTCCCGGCCGAACCGTCCCGAAGGTCTGTTCCGTGACTTTATCGCGGCGGCCAGCAAGGAAGTTCAAGACTAA
- a CDS encoding UDP-N-acetylglucosamine 1-carboxyvinyltransferase, which yields MKKMIIHGGQRLTGEVTIGGAKNSTVALIPAAILADTPVRFDMVPDILDVHNLMLILKSMNVHSTFEDGVLTIDPTEIVEAPLPSKAIKSLRASYYFMGSLLGRFQRATLSFPGGDNIGPRPIDQHIKAFKALGAAVSERDNTVHITTGPAGLHGAQIFLDVVSVGATINSILAAVKAEGTTVIENAAKEPEIIDIATFLNNMGAHVRGAGTDVIRIEGVSTLRAMNTHTIIPDRIEAGTYLSMAAAVGDGVVVKNVIPEHLESFTAKMIEMGVNLEIDEDSIFVPHSENLKPIQVKTMPFPGFATDLQQPLTPLLMCAKGSSVVIDTIYPKRIKHIAELRKMGANIRSENDMIVVDPSTHLVGSEVQAGEIRAGASLVIAGLMAQGTTVIDNADNILRGYDRIVQKLTALNADVSIQSAATLVEDGQD from the coding sequence ATGAAAAAAATGATAATTCATGGCGGCCAACGCCTAACCGGAGAGGTTACCATTGGTGGCGCCAAAAACAGCACAGTCGCACTCATCCCGGCCGCAATTTTAGCGGACACGCCGGTTCGTTTTGATATGGTTCCGGATATTCTGGATGTGCACAACTTGATGCTGATTTTAAAATCCATGAACGTCCACTCGACGTTTGAAGACGGGGTCCTGACTATTGACCCGACGGAAATCGTGGAGGCCCCATTACCAAGTAAAGCAATTAAGAGTTTACGTGCATCGTATTATTTCATGGGCTCATTACTGGGCCGGTTCCAACGGGCGACGTTGAGCTTTCCCGGTGGCGACAACATCGGGCCGCGGCCCATCGACCAACACATCAAGGCCTTTAAGGCGTTGGGCGCGGCGGTTAGTGAACGGGACAATACCGTCCACATCACCACCGGCCCCGCCGGCTTACACGGCGCTCAGATCTTTTTGGACGTGGTATCGGTCGGCGCGACCATTAATTCGATTTTGGCAGCGGTTAAGGCCGAGGGAACCACGGTAATTGAAAACGCCGCGAAGGAACCCGAGATTATTGATATTGCCACGTTCTTGAACAATATGGGGGCCCACGTGCGGGGCGCCGGTACCGACGTGATTCGCATCGAAGGGGTTAGCACGTTGCGGGCGATGAACACCCACACAATCATCCCCGATCGGATCGAAGCCGGGACTTATTTGTCCATGGCGGCCGCCGTTGGTGACGGGGTCGTGGTCAAAAACGTGATTCCGGAACATTTGGAATCCTTTACGGCCAAGATGATCGAAATGGGTGTGAATTTGGAGATCGACGAGGACAGTATTTTTGTGCCGCATTCGGAGAATTTAAAGCCGATTCAGGTTAAAACCATGCCGTTCCCCGGGTTTGCCACCGATTTACAACAACCCTTAACGCCGCTGTTGATGTGCGCCAAGGGAAGCAGTGTGGTCATCGATACCATCTATCCTAAGCGCATCAAGCACATCGCCGAATTGCGCAAGATGGGGGCCAACATTCGCTCCGAAAACGATATGATTGTGGTTGATCCGTCCACGCACCTAGTGGGCAGCGAGGTCCAAGCCGGCGAAATCCGGGCGGGAGCGTCGCTGGTGATTGCCGGGCTGATGGCCCAGGGAACCACGGTGATCGATAATGCCGACAACATTCTGCGGGGGTATGACCGCATCGTGCAGAAACTCACGGCGTTGAATGCCGACGTGAGTATTCAAAGCGCAGCCACTTTAGTCGAAGACGGTCAAGATTAG
- a CDS encoding type B 50S ribosomal protein L31, which yields MKKGIHPDYREVVFQDSSTGYKFLSGSTATSDETIEWEDGNTYPLIRVEITSDSHPFYTGKQKFTQADGAVDRFNKKYGLTNN from the coding sequence ATGAAAAAAGGTATCCATCCAGATTACCGGGAAGTTGTCTTCCAAGACTCTTCAACCGGTTACAAGTTCTTGTCCGGTTCGACGGCAACGTCTGACGAAACGATTGAATGGGAAGACGGTAACACTTACCCATTGATCCGGGTTGAAATCACTTCCGATTCTCACCCATTCTACACGGGTAAGCAAAAGTTTACTCAAGCCGATGGTGCGGTCGACCGTTTCAACAAGAAGTACGGTCTTACCAACAACTAA
- a CDS encoding sigma-70 family RNA polymerase sigma factor produces MDLRQYEQLLDRLAVDLRQYLRQRGADPEIAADVVQDVFVKVLEADLFLPGDQLRPYLYRMAWTTYLDGYRRRRRYQELVSQFLGPAMPTSTVIEAPVADRSALVTALHRLKPRDRDLLVDRYLAQHSIKQLADLNQTTVAAIKMRLHRLHRKLEKMMRSQQNET; encoded by the coding sequence ATGGACTTACGACAATACGAGCAGCTGCTCGACCGGCTAGCAGTCGATTTACGGCAGTATCTTCGCCAACGGGGCGCGGACCCAGAAATCGCCGCAGACGTGGTTCAGGACGTGTTTGTGAAGGTTCTCGAGGCCGATTTATTCTTACCCGGTGATCAACTACGGCCGTATTTATACCGGATGGCCTGGACGACTTACCTGGATGGGTATCGGCGGCGTCGACGCTATCAGGAGTTGGTTAGTCAGTTTTTGGGTCCCGCGATGCCAACCAGTACGGTCATTGAAGCGCCGGTAGCGGACCGGTCCGCACTAGTGACCGCCTTACACCGGTTGAAGCCCCGTGATCGAGATTTGTTAGTGGACCGTTACTTAGCGCAGCACTCAATCAAGCAGTTAGCCGATTTGAACCAGACCACGGTGGCCGCCATCAAGATGCGGTTACACCGTTTGCACCGAAAACTAGAAAAAATGATGAGGAGTCAGCAGAATGAAACCTGA
- a CDS encoding sigma factor regulator N-terminal domain-containing protein yields MKPELELTTLVRRVKRKRWILTVLVALGVSLVMLVGGYQLVQQLTRRDSNHRSDYLWTIAEIKAPNILANDHYLVNPTAFGGQVLSHRYKRIAGQSIAWSPAVANYALRGSTSPVVDQTTRGPRGGLYDVETQQKIPEFFNQHLTTKEKRTQAIVETQELAQVVRTRRMVGEVALTFKRPMTYREIRQQLPAGLTAAWFWIGLPQGAVTLDNDFLGVQSRDAADEVTGRLTARQYREFRQKLTTAAHRYPRELTINDFSLFRYGGQYAQRYRSLATAEFAGVIVTGTSAAFKKLGTPRWVAASSAGVVVPQAPVTPTLPK; encoded by the coding sequence ATGAAACCTGAATTAGAGTTAACGACTTTGGTCCGCCGGGTTAAGCGAAAACGTTGGATACTGACCGTGTTAGTGGCGTTAGGGGTGAGTTTGGTAATGTTGGTGGGCGGTTATCAGCTGGTCCAACAGTTGACAAGGCGAGATTCTAATCACCGCAGTGACTATCTGTGGACCATCGCCGAGATTAAAGCGCCGAATATCTTGGCCAACGACCATTACCTGGTGAACCCGACGGCGTTTGGTGGGCAGGTCCTGAGTCACCGCTATAAACGCATCGCCGGACAATCAATCGCCTGGTCTCCGGCGGTTGCGAACTATGCGCTGCGGGGCAGTACCAGTCCGGTGGTCGACCAGACGACGCGAGGACCGCGTGGCGGGCTGTACGACGTGGAGACCCAACAGAAAATACCGGAGTTTTTTAATCAACACCTGACCACGAAAGAAAAGCGGACCCAGGCCATCGTGGAAACCCAGGAACTCGCCCAGGTCGTGCGAACCCGACGGATGGTGGGGGAGGTGGCCCTCACCTTCAAGCGGCCCATGACCTACCGGGAGATTCGCCAACAGCTACCTGCCGGACTGACCGCCGCCTGGTTCTGGATTGGGTTACCCCAGGGGGCCGTGACGCTGGATAATGACTTTCTGGGCGTCCAATCCCGTGACGCAGCAGATGAGGTGACGGGGCGGTTGACGGCGCGGCAATACCGCGAGTTTCGGCAGAAGTTGACCACGGCGGCGCACCGCTATCCGCGGGAGTTGACGATTAACGATTTCTCGCTTTTCCGTTACGGCGGTCAGTACGCTCAGCGCTACCGGTCGTTGGCAACGGCGGAATTTGCCGGCGTAATCGTGACCGGGACCAGTGCGGCGTTTAAAAAGCTAGGGACTCCGCGGTGGGTAGCGGCCAGCTCGGCGGGAGTCGTGGTGCCCCAGGCACCGGTCACGCCGACGTTGCCGAAGTAA
- the pyrR gene encoding bifunctional pyr operon transcriptional regulator/uracil phosphoribosyltransferase PyrR: MAREIVDALTMRRALTRITYEIIEQNKGVGDLVLVGIKTRGIYLAQRIAARLQQLENVTVPVGTLDITLYRDDQPHTVDVAGPARVTGADIPVAITGKHVILVDDVLFTGRTVRAALDELMTLGRSAKTSLAILVDRGHRELPIRPDFVGKNIPTALTEQVAVLLTECDGRDAIQLTQVT; this comes from the coding sequence ATGGCTCGAGAGATTGTGGACGCGTTGACCATGCGCCGCGCACTGACCCGGATCACCTACGAAATCATTGAACAGAATAAGGGCGTGGGTGACCTGGTCCTGGTGGGCATCAAGACCCGCGGCATCTATCTGGCGCAACGGATCGCCGCACGGCTCCAACAGTTGGAAAACGTGACGGTGCCCGTGGGGACGTTAGATATCACGTTGTACCGCGACGACCAACCGCACACGGTGGACGTGGCGGGACCGGCCCGGGTGACCGGCGCCGACATTCCCGTGGCCATTACCGGTAAGCACGTGATTTTAGTCGACGACGTCCTGTTCACGGGACGCACGGTTCGGGCCGCCTTGGACGAGCTGATGACGTTGGGGCGATCCGCTAAAACGTCATTGGCCATTCTGGTTGACCGGGGCCACCGAGAACTACCGATCCGCCCGGATTTTGTGGGCAAAAACATTCCCACGGCGTTAACTGAACAGGTGGCCGTGCTGTTGACCGAGTGTGACGGTCGGGACGCCATTCAACTTACGCAAGTGACGTAA
- a CDS encoding aspartate carbamoyltransferase catalytic subunit: MVPANNIVSVDQFDNQAVMALLHQAQAFQEGATVRLNRPTFAMNLFFENSTRTHTSFEMAERRLGLQVLAFDPKTSSMTKGESLLDTLKTIQAIGVDLAVMRHPQNAYYRPLVQAGLDLSLINAGDGSGQHPSQSLLDMLTIYQEFGHFTGLKVAIVGDISHSRVARSNMELLTQLGATVYFSGPKRWITDDFTAYGEYRSLDDLVGEMDVLMFLRVQHERLTQDSNAAFDTQAYHQRYGLTLTRAAKMPAHAIIMHPAPVNRGVELASELVDAPQSRIFQQMTNGVYVRMAMIAQLLAHRGLLTVNKLEESR, translated from the coding sequence GTGGTACCAGCAAACAACATAGTGAGTGTGGATCAATTCGATAATCAAGCCGTGATGGCGTTGTTACACCAAGCCCAGGCGTTTCAGGAAGGGGCGACCGTCCGGTTAAACCGACCGACGTTCGCGATGAACCTGTTCTTTGAGAACAGTACCCGGACGCACACCAGTTTCGAGATGGCCGAACGGCGCTTGGGACTTCAGGTCCTGGCGTTTGACCCCAAGACCAGCTCGATGACCAAGGGCGAAAGTTTATTGGATACCTTAAAGACCATCCAAGCCATCGGGGTGGACCTGGCGGTGATGCGGCACCCGCAAAACGCCTATTACCGGCCGCTGGTTCAGGCCGGGCTGGACCTGAGCCTGATCAACGCGGGGGATGGCAGCGGTCAACACCCGTCCCAGTCGTTATTGGACATGTTGACAATTTATCAGGAGTTCGGCCACTTTACCGGGCTAAAGGTCGCCATCGTCGGCGACATCAGTCACTCCCGGGTGGCTCGCTCCAACATGGAACTGCTCACCCAACTGGGGGCCACGGTCTACTTCAGTGGGCCCAAGCGCTGGATCACCGACGACTTTACGGCGTACGGGGAATACCGGTCACTCGACGATTTGGTCGGGGAGATGGATGTTTTGATGTTCTTGCGGGTCCAACACGAACGGTTGACCCAGGACAGCAACGCCGCCTTTGATACGCAGGCCTACCACCAACGCTACGGCTTGACGCTGACCCGGGCCGCCAAGATGCCGGCGCACGCTATCATCATGCATCCGGCCCCGGTCAACCGCGGCGTCGAACTTGCCAGCGAATTGGTCGATGCGCCCCAGTCGCGCATCTTTCAACAGATGACCAACGGCGTGTACGTCCGGATGGCCATGATCGCCCAACTCTTGGCCCACCGTGGCCTACTGACCGTTAATAAATTGGAGGAATCCCGATGA
- a CDS encoding dihydroorotase, whose product MTTTLIRNAQILQHDQLRVADVLLQDGRIHAIGSQLTGPADQVIDAHHHFLSPGLVDVHVHLRDPGLTAKETIETGTLAAAHGGFTTIGAMPNVDPVPDTPARVAAMVARNRARAHVHVAQYASITTGRAGDQLVDFVGVRDAGAFAVSNDGSGVQTAETMYQAMCGAARAGLPLAAHVEDDSLTHHGVMNAGPVADKLGLPGIPNVAESAQLARDLMLAEASGVHYHVCHVSTAQSVRLIRDAKRAGIHVTCEVAPHHLLLTDADITQDDPMLKMNPPLRSPRDRAALLAGLLDGTIDMIATDHAPHTAEQKQGSMATAAFGITGLETAFALLYTQLVQPRILTLGQLVKLMSTRPAQLFGLNAGELKVGAPADLALFDLTHPYTIDAQQMVSKGRNSPFIGWRVVGATCLTVVAGNVVYRKEN is encoded by the coding sequence ATGACTACCACGTTAATTCGCAACGCCCAAATTCTGCAGCACGATCAACTCCGAGTGGCCGACGTGTTGCTTCAGGATGGCCGCATTCACGCCATCGGTTCCCAGCTGACCGGTCCGGCCGACCAGGTTATTGACGCTCACCACCACTTCTTGAGTCCCGGGTTAGTCGACGTCCACGTGCATCTGCGCGACCCCGGGTTGACCGCTAAGGAAACCATTGAAACCGGGACTTTGGCCGCGGCGCACGGCGGTTTTACCACCATCGGGGCGATGCCCAACGTCGACCCGGTCCCGGATACGCCAGCTAGGGTGGCCGCGATGGTGGCTCGCAACCGCGCCCGCGCGCACGTCCACGTGGCCCAGTACGCCAGCATCACCACGGGCCGGGCGGGGGACCAACTGGTCGACTTCGTCGGTGTCCGGGATGCGGGGGCCTTCGCCGTCAGTAACGACGGGTCCGGCGTCCAGACCGCCGAGACCATGTATCAGGCCATGTGTGGGGCCGCGCGGGCGGGCTTACCGTTAGCCGCGCACGTCGAGGACGACTCGTTGACCCACCACGGCGTGATGAACGCCGGTCCGGTAGCTGATAAACTGGGCCTGCCGGGAATTCCTAACGTCGCCGAATCCGCACAGTTGGCGCGGGACTTGATGCTGGCCGAGGCCAGTGGGGTCCACTACCACGTCTGTCACGTATCGACCGCCCAAAGCGTGCGGTTGATTAGAGACGCCAAGCGCGCCGGGATTCACGTGACCTGTGAGGTGGCGCCGCACCACCTGTTATTGACCGATGCGGACATCACCCAAGACGATCCCATGTTAAAGATGAACCCACCGTTACGTTCCCCGCGGGACCGCGCGGCGTTACTAGCGGGCTTGCTGGATGGCACCATCGACATGATTGCCACCGACCACGCGCCGCACACCGCCGAACAAAAGCAGGGGTCGATGGCTACCGCGGCCTTCGGCATCACCGGGTTAGAGACCGCTTTTGCGCTGCTATACACCCAACTGGTGCAGCCCCGAATCCTGACGCTGGGCCAGTTGGTGAAGCTGATGAGCACCCGCCCGGCTCAACTGTTTGGCCTGAACGCCGGGGAACTTAAGGTGGGCGCTCCCGCCGACCTGGCGCTGTTTGACCTGACGCATCCCTACACGATCGACGCTCAGCAGATGGTCTCCAAGGGTCGGAATTCTCCGTTTATCGGGTGGCGCGTGGTGGGGGCCACGTGCCTGACGGTAGTTGCCGGTAACGTCGTCTATAGAAAGGAAAATTAG
- a CDS encoding carbamoyl phosphate synthase small subunit has translation MQRYLVLADGTVYPGTGFGASATTMGELVFNTGMSGYQESITDQSYNGEILMFTYPLIGNYGINRDDHESIHPTCRGVVVHEVARRPSNWRCDETLDAYLKANQIPGITGIDTRAVTKHIRTKGAMRAAIVDTVTDAVHQRLQRPLDQSHEVAESSTVNAYPNPATGLNVVVVDFGLKHSILRELAKRHCNLTILPYNTTASEIMALNPDGVMLTNGPGDPKDVPGALPMIREIERQVPLFGICLGHQLFALANGADTFKMKFGHRGFNHPVRDLATGRIDFTSQNHGYAVARESLAQTALTVTHEEINDGTVEGLCHNRYPAFSVQYHPDAAPGPHDAAHIFDDFIDLMHAHQTTKKERK, from the coding sequence ATGCAGCGATACTTAGTTTTAGCGGACGGGACCGTTTATCCCGGAACCGGGTTTGGCGCGTCCGCCACGACCATGGGCGAACTAGTCTTCAACACGGGGATGAGTGGGTACCAGGAATCCATCACCGATCAATCCTATAACGGGGAAATCTTGATGTTTACCTACCCGTTGATTGGCAACTACGGCATCAACCGGGACGATCACGAGTCGATCCATCCGACCTGTCGGGGCGTGGTGGTACACGAGGTCGCCCGCCGGCCCAGCAACTGGCGCTGTGACGAGACGCTGGACGCCTACCTTAAGGCCAACCAGATTCCGGGAATCACCGGGATCGATACCCGCGCCGTCACTAAACATATTCGGACTAAGGGAGCCATGCGCGCGGCCATCGTCGATACGGTCACGGACGCCGTGCACCAACGGCTTCAGCGACCGCTGGATCAGTCCCACGAGGTGGCCGAGAGCTCGACGGTCAACGCTTACCCCAACCCGGCGACCGGCCTTAACGTGGTGGTGGTCGACTTCGGGCTGAAGCATTCGATCTTACGGGAGTTGGCCAAGCGTCACTGTAACCTGACCATTCTGCCGTACAACACCACGGCCAGCGAAATCATGGCGCTCAATCCCGACGGCGTGATGCTGACCAACGGCCCCGGTGACCCCAAGGACGTGCCCGGCGCGCTACCGATGATTCGAGAGATTGAACGCCAGGTGCCGTTATTTGGGATTTGCCTGGGGCACCAACTCTTCGCCCTAGCGAACGGGGCCGATACCTTCAAGATGAAGTTCGGCCACCGCGGGTTCAACCATCCCGTCCGTGACCTGGCGACCGGGAGAATCGACTTTACCTCGCAGAACCACGGCTACGCGGTGGCGCGCGAGTCGTTAGCCCAGACGGCGTTGACCGTGACCCATGAGGAGATTAACGATGGCACCGTCGAAGGCTTATGTCATAATCGTTACCCGGCCTTTTCCGTCCAGTATCACCCGGACGCAGCGCCGGGACCGCACGATGCGGCTCACATTTTTGATGACTTTATCGACTTGATGCACGCCCACCAGACGACGAAAAAGGAGCGTAAGTAA